The proteins below are encoded in one region of Bremerella sp. P1:
- a CDS encoding CoA-binding protein codes for MVSKPTVAILGASAERSKYGNKSVRAHLERGYDVFPVNPRGGQIEGLKVYTSVKDIPVDQLDRISVYVPPQIGVKMVSDIASKPAREVFFNPGSDSAEVIEAARQRGIAPIQACSMVNVGVTPHAFD; via the coding sequence ATGGTGTCGAAGCCAACTGTGGCCATCTTGGGAGCAAGCGCGGAGCGTTCCAAATATGGGAACAAGTCCGTCCGGGCTCACCTGGAACGTGGGTACGATGTTTTCCCCGTGAACCCAAGAGGTGGCCAGATCGAAGGACTGAAAGTTTATACCTCGGTGAAAGATATTCCTGTCGATCAGTTGGATCGCATCAGCGTTTACGTTCCGCCTCAAATTGGCGTGAAGATGGTGAGCGACATCGCTTCAAAGCCGGCTCGCGAAGTCTTCTTCAATCCTGGTAGCGACAGCGCCGAAGTGATCGAAGCTGCTCGTCAGCGTGGCATCGCTCCGATCCAGGCTTGCAGCATGGTCAACGTAGGCGTCACGCCACACGCATTCGACTAA
- a CDS encoding DUF2752 domain-containing protein: MSSAVAIPPDSDVPKPKWTFHIIMLSIATLVTVLSFFLYTDGPTDVVVPWLNVALPPTCSMQRMAGIDCPGCGLTRSFISLAHGQLSASLAFNPAGILIFGLVLFQIPYRIAQLWRVRRGLPEWNLNSVSLWIWAPIVVVLMVQWIGKLV, translated from the coding sequence GTGAGTTCTGCGGTCGCAATACCGCCCGATAGCGATGTCCCGAAGCCGAAGTGGACCTTCCACATCATCATGCTGAGCATCGCTACGCTGGTGACGGTCCTTTCGTTCTTCCTCTACACCGACGGGCCAACCGATGTGGTTGTCCCCTGGTTGAATGTCGCGCTGCCTCCGACCTGCAGCATGCAAAGAATGGCCGGCATCGATTGCCCAGGCTGTGGCCTGACGCGCAGCTTCATCTCGCTGGCGCATGGCCAGCTGAGCGCCTCGCTGGCCTTCAACCCGGCGGGCATTCTGATCTTTGGCCTGGTCCTCTTTCAAATACCGTATCGCATCGCCCAGCTATGGCGTGTGCGTCGCGGCCTGCCGGAATGGAACTTGAATTCGGTGTCGCTCTGGATTTGGGCACCCATCGTTGTCGTGCTGATGGTGCAGTGGATTGGGAAACTGGTTTAG
- a CDS encoding response regulator, translating to MADSYKILIADDNQANVELLEAYLAGVDCDTEIAVNGQDTLDKVASFQPDLILLDVMMPKLSGFEVCKQLKADPSTKGIMILMVTALNELGDIERAVAAGTDDFLSKPVNRIELTKRVENMLRLKNVENENERLRQYIEQMENSSS from the coding sequence ATGGCGGACAGCTACAAGATTCTGATTGCCGACGACAATCAAGCCAATGTTGAACTCTTGGAGGCCTATTTGGCCGGCGTTGACTGCGACACCGAAATCGCCGTCAACGGACAAGATACGCTCGACAAAGTCGCCAGCTTCCAGCCTGACTTGATCCTGTTGGACGTCATGATGCCGAAGCTCAGCGGCTTCGAGGTTTGCAAGCAGCTGAAGGCGGACCCGTCGACCAAAGGTATTATGATACTTATGGTTACGGCGCTTAATGAGCTGGGCGACATCGAACGCGCCGTCGCCGCGGGAACCGACGATTTCCTCTCAAAACCGGTCAATCGCATCGAACTGACCAAGCGCGTCGAGAACATGCTGCGACTAAAAAACGTTGAAAACGAGAACGAAAGGCTGCGGCAGTACATCGAGCAGATGGAAAACAGCAGCAGCTAA
- the thiS gene encoding sulfur carrier protein ThiS, with protein MKIRINEEERDVPEGASVADVVETLSLNPKFIAVEVNLELIPRGEHASTKLSAGDQLEVVTLVGGG; from the coding sequence ATGAAAATACGCATTAACGAAGAGGAACGCGACGTCCCGGAAGGTGCCTCGGTGGCGGATGTTGTCGAAACTCTTTCGCTGAATCCCAAATTCATCGCCGTGGAAGTCAACCTCGAACTCATTCCGCGGGGCGAGCACGCGAGCACTAAGTTGTCTGCTGGCGACCAGTTAGAAGTCGTGACCCTGGTAGGAGGTGGCTAA
- a CDS encoding alpha/beta fold hydrolase, whose translation MDQTLQIGDTAFHVRTAGEGSPLVLVHGFPLDHHMWDPVFEPLAEQHQVIAIDLRGFGQSHGYREIVPMELFADDIAAILDAMEITEQVNFAGLSMGGYIGWQMWQRHRDRLSRLILLDTRAIADEEVQARARRMAAEAVLSAGMDDVPVNMLPKLLAESTINDKPEVAKALTEMILRQDPRGVAAAQRGMAQRPNVESWLADITIPTLVISGEHDVISSPEEMKGFAAQIPGAQFVEIPEAGHMVPMENPAAMCEAVLPFCHDLD comes from the coding sequence ATGGACCAGACACTGCAAATCGGCGACACCGCGTTCCACGTTCGCACGGCAGGGGAGGGGAGTCCGTTGGTGCTGGTGCATGGGTTTCCCCTCGACCATCACATGTGGGACCCCGTGTTCGAGCCGCTGGCCGAGCAGCACCAGGTAATTGCGATCGACCTGCGCGGCTTCGGCCAAAGCCATGGCTACCGCGAGATCGTGCCGATGGAGCTGTTCGCCGACGACATCGCTGCGATTCTCGACGCGATGGAAATAACCGAGCAGGTCAACTTCGCCGGCCTGAGCATGGGCGGGTACATCGGTTGGCAAATGTGGCAGCGCCATCGCGATCGCCTGAGCCGCTTGATCTTGCTCGACACGCGGGCCATCGCCGACGAAGAAGTGCAAGCGCGGGCGCGGCGGATGGCCGCCGAAGCGGTCTTATCGGCCGGCATGGATGACGTGCCGGTGAACATGCTGCCGAAGCTGCTGGCCGAATCGACCATCAACGACAAGCCGGAAGTGGCCAAGGCACTCACCGAGATGATCCTGCGGCAAGATCCTCGTGGCGTGGCCGCTGCTCAGCGCGGCATGGCTCAGCGGCCCAACGTCGAGAGCTGGCTGGCCGACATCACAATTCCTACGCTAGTGATCAGCGGCGAGCATGACGTCATCAGCTCGCCGGAAGAAATGAAAGGGTTCGCCGCCCAGATCCCGGGGGCTCAATTCGTCGAGATTCCCGAAGCTGGACACATGGTTCCGATGGAAAATCCCGCCGCAATGTGCGAAGCCGTGCTACCGTTTTGCCACGACCTGGATTGA
- a CDS encoding tetratricopeptide repeat protein, protein MPWNVRLGLVMVVVCFVTLGPWSVSSANAQSSAATAPEKVQALITQLGDRNFTVRERAQTDLARMGIAAFDQLFGAMRDPDLEIARRAQYLIRSVEIEWTRPEFSDEVNAYLNRYGNLNVDNRRSRIGELSRLHTMDALSALCRIARYDVSEVLSKEAALAAAIQFQGATAEEKPQIIEIINARIGDSPRVGPSWMKIFRTSLNQPDEAIAQWEDQITEEIDLFTTRPGLTSQQVVLDLVRWEVDQLRQQGQQEEALATMEDVIRISAKFSESELLDLTTWFLDRKGPSVVGQLAEYHAKKSPAVEGMPIGGPFGENPSLLYLLAESELVQDNIEKAEQYAKAALSLEPDSYDSHYLTAQALSDRGTFRWSRNEYRYVIDSFDDVLERESMLARMQLGELENDLGDPDKAAEVMWPWVEAVEKKFGPNNPLNSDREEAISRFLARSYLFRATAAEKRGDLAAAKKDLDRAVKYYEDEADVLIAAYRVGQQDDMWKAKAKEHIDHTIDFYKPFVEKFQKQYEIFKQNSRGDDFMGAQGSQMANYCNQYAWLVCNTYGDFDHAVEASELSLEMQPGNGAYLDTLAHCHAAKKDWASAVKYQRMAAMQIPHSGMIREKFQEFAKKCEENNIEYETIELPASPDTHFPEYKKEGKL, encoded by the coding sequence ATGCCTTGGAATGTACGGCTCGGCCTGGTGATGGTCGTGGTCTGTTTTGTGACGCTCGGACCGTGGTCCGTCAGTTCTGCCAATGCGCAGTCGTCGGCAGCCACCGCCCCTGAAAAAGTTCAGGCCCTGATTACCCAACTCGGAGATCGCAACTTCACCGTCCGAGAGCGGGCTCAAACCGATCTGGCGCGCATGGGAATTGCGGCCTTCGATCAACTGTTTGGCGCGATGCGAGATCCCGATTTGGAAATTGCCCGCCGTGCTCAGTACCTCATTCGCAGTGTCGAAATCGAATGGACCCGGCCCGAATTCTCGGACGAGGTCAACGCCTATCTCAATCGCTACGGCAACCTGAACGTCGACAATCGTCGCAGCCGCATTGGCGAGCTGTCGCGACTTCACACCATGGACGCGCTAAGCGCCCTTTGCCGCATTGCCCGTTACGACGTTTCGGAAGTCCTCTCGAAGGAAGCTGCCCTGGCGGCAGCCATTCAATTCCAGGGAGCCACCGCAGAAGAGAAGCCGCAGATCATTGAGATCATCAATGCTCGCATTGGCGACAGTCCTCGCGTTGGTCCCAGCTGGATGAAGATCTTCCGCACCAGCTTGAACCAACCGGACGAAGCCATCGCCCAGTGGGAAGATCAGATCACCGAAGAGATCGATCTGTTCACCACGCGGCCCGGCCTGACCAGTCAGCAGGTCGTGCTCGACCTGGTGCGGTGGGAAGTCGATCAGCTTCGCCAGCAAGGCCAACAGGAAGAAGCCTTGGCGACGATGGAAGACGTCATTCGCATCAGCGCCAAGTTTTCCGAAAGTGAACTACTCGACCTGACGACATGGTTCCTGGATCGCAAAGGTCCTTCGGTGGTCGGTCAACTGGCCGAGTACCACGCCAAGAAGTCGCCGGCGGTCGAAGGCATGCCGATCGGCGGCCCCTTCGGCGAGAACCCATCGCTGTTGTATCTGCTGGCCGAATCGGAACTGGTCCAAGACAACATCGAGAAGGCCGAACAGTACGCCAAGGCAGCGCTGAGTCTGGAGCCTGATTCGTACGACAGCCATTACCTGACCGCCCAGGCTCTTTCCGACCGGGGCACCTTCCGCTGGAGCCGCAACGAGTATCGTTACGTCATCGATAGCTTCGACGATGTCCTGGAACGCGAATCGATGCTGGCTCGCATGCAGCTGGGCGAACTGGAAAACGACCTGGGCGACCCCGACAAAGCGGCCGAAGTGATGTGGCCCTGGGTGGAAGCGGTCGAGAAGAAGTTCGGCCCGAACAATCCGCTCAACTCCGATCGCGAAGAAGCCATCTCGCGGTTTCTGGCGCGGAGCTACTTGTTCCGTGCGACCGCCGCCGAGAAGCGCGGCGATCTGGCCGCGGCTAAGAAAGACCTGGACCGCGCGGTCAAGTATTACGAAGACGAAGCGGACGTGCTGATCGCTGCGTATCGCGTCGGCCAGCAGGACGACATGTGGAAAGCCAAGGCCAAGGAGCACATCGACCACACGATCGACTTCTACAAGCCGTTTGTCGAGAAGTTCCAGAAGCAGTACGAGATCTTCAAGCAGAACAGCCGCGGCGACGACTTCATGGGCGCTCAAGGCTCGCAGATGGCGAACTACTGCAATCAGTACGCCTGGCTCGTCTGCAATACGTACGGCGACTTCGATCACGCGGTGGAAGCAAGCGAGCTGTCGTTGGAAATGCAGCCTGGTAACGGTGCTTACTTGGACACGCTGGCGCATTGCCACGCCGCGAAAAAGGACTGGGCTTCCGCGGTCAAGTATCAACGGATGGCCGCCATGCAGATTCCACACTCCGGCATGATTCGCGAGAAGTTTCAGGAGTTCGCCAAGAAGTGCGAAGAGAATAACATCGAGTACGAGACCATCGAACTTCCTGCCAGCCCTGACACGCACTTTCCGGAGTACAAGAAAGAGGGCAAGCTGTGA
- a CDS encoding P-II family nitrogen regulator: MKQIIAIVKPYLAEKVLDTLSRAPLEALNVREVKGFGRQKNYLDEYSESEYSKTFLPKIEISMWLDDSRVEETVRKIVAVARSGRMGDGKIFVLPMTFAADMIDFAEYEARQKET, from the coding sequence GTGAAGCAGATTATCGCCATCGTGAAGCCTTATTTGGCCGAGAAAGTGCTCGACACGCTCAGCCGTGCCCCGCTGGAAGCACTGAATGTTCGCGAGGTGAAAGGTTTTGGCCGACAAAAGAACTATCTCGACGAGTACAGCGAGAGCGAATATTCCAAAACGTTTCTGCCCAAGATCGAAATCAGTATGTGGTTAGATGATTCGCGGGTTGAAGAAACTGTTCGCAAGATCGTCGCGGTCGCACGTAGTGGCCGTATGGGGGACGGAAAGATCTTCGTCCTCCCGATGACCTTCGCTGCGGACATGATCGACTTCGCCGAATACGAAGCCCGGCAGAAAGAAACCTAG
- a CDS encoding FIST signal transduction protein yields MTKPQPKFAAALSVHDTTEAALAEVVKQALDELAAPVDLAMVFLSPHHTQHAEVVAKELTRLLGTSNVIGCTGESIIGESREAEDTPAISLWLAHLPQTTVLPMHLEFQRTPDGGSIVGWSDELPTQWPKDACTLAVAEPFSFPADLLLERINEDQPGIPVIGGIASGSYQPGENRLIMGDQTYDSGGILIYLHGNVRVRTIVSQGCRPIGDPFIITKAERNVIHELGGLPALKQLEAIYKTLPTTDQQLVSRGLHIGRVVDEYQSDRSQGDFIVRNVVGIEKETGALMIGDYVKPGQTVQFHVRDEFSASAELKQLTAEMKNSGSSPTSVLTFTCNGRGTKLFSEPHHDATCLKSAFGTIPNAGFFAAGEIGPVAGKNFLHGFTASVAVLEPCEEESD; encoded by the coding sequence ATGACGAAGCCGCAACCCAAATTTGCCGCGGCACTTTCAGTTCACGACACCACCGAAGCAGCGCTCGCGGAAGTTGTGAAGCAGGCACTCGACGAGTTGGCCGCGCCGGTCGATCTGGCGATGGTCTTTCTTTCGCCGCATCATACGCAACACGCTGAAGTCGTGGCCAAAGAACTGACGCGCCTGCTCGGCACATCCAACGTCATCGGCTGCACAGGCGAATCGATCATCGGCGAATCGCGCGAAGCGGAAGATACGCCTGCGATCAGCCTGTGGCTGGCTCACTTGCCGCAGACGACCGTCCTGCCGATGCACTTAGAGTTCCAGCGCACGCCGGATGGTGGCTCGATTGTCGGTTGGTCCGACGAACTACCGACCCAGTGGCCCAAAGATGCCTGTACACTTGCGGTCGCCGAACCGTTCAGCTTTCCGGCCGACCTGCTGCTCGAGCGGATCAATGAAGATCAGCCAGGCATCCCGGTGATTGGCGGAATTGCCAGCGGTAGTTATCAGCCTGGCGAGAATCGCTTGATTATGGGCGATCAGACCTACGATAGCGGCGGTATCCTGATCTACCTGCACGGAAACGTCCGCGTACGCACGATCGTTTCGCAGGGATGCCGACCGATCGGCGATCCGTTTATCATCACCAAGGCCGAACGCAACGTCATTCACGAACTCGGCGGCCTGCCGGCGCTTAAGCAGTTGGAAGCCATCTACAAAACGCTGCCGACAACCGATCAACAACTGGTCAGTCGCGGGCTGCACATCGGACGCGTGGTCGACGAATACCAGTCGGACCGCAGCCAAGGGGACTTCATCGTTCGCAACGTAGTGGGAATCGAGAAAGAGACCGGCGCGCTGATGATCGGCGACTATGTGAAGCCGGGTCAGACCGTGCAGTTTCATGTGCGCGACGAGTTCTCGGCTTCAGCCGAACTCAAGCAACTGACCGCCGAGATGAAGAACAGCGGATCGTCGCCGACCTCGGTGTTAACGTTTACCTGCAATGGTCGCGGAACGAAGCTCTTCAGCGAACCGCATCACGATGCGACTTGTTTGAAGAGCGCCTTCGGTACGATCCCTAACGCCGGCTTCTTCGCCGCGGGCGAAATCGGACCGGTAGCAGGCAAGAACTTCCTGCACGGTTTCACGGCCAGCGTCGCAGTGCTGGAACCGTGTGAAGAAGAGTCGGACTAA
- a CDS encoding thiazole synthase — protein MSLVEAKTDDAPLVLGTHTLRSRLIVGTGKYDTLELMQQSLEASGSECVTVAVRREKLYDPTGRNLLDYIDFHRYTLLPNTAGCYNARDAVRTAKLGREILLGLENPGADWVKLEVLADTKTLLPDPVETVQACEQLVELGFQVLCYTTDDPVIAKRLKEVGATAVMPAGSPIGSGQGILNPNNIRICLEYLKGEDPDYPVIVDAGVGTASDVAFAMELGVDGVLLNTAIAHAKDPVRMAHAMRHATEAGRLAFQSGRIPRRLYASASSPEDGVIGRTRH, from the coding sequence ATGAGTCTTGTCGAAGCGAAGACCGACGATGCCCCTCTCGTCCTCGGTACACACACGCTCCGCAGCCGATTGATTGTTGGAACCGGCAAGTACGACACGCTGGAACTGATGCAGCAGTCGCTCGAAGCTTCTGGCAGCGAGTGCGTGACGGTCGCCGTGCGTCGCGAAAAGCTGTACGACCCGACCGGTCGTAATCTCTTGGACTATATCGACTTCCATCGCTACACCCTGCTGCCTAACACGGCCGGCTGCTACAACGCCCGAGATGCCGTGCGGACCGCCAAACTGGGCCGAGAGATCCTACTCGGGCTCGAGAACCCCGGCGCCGATTGGGTCAAGCTGGAAGTGCTGGCCGATACCAAGACCCTGCTGCCTGATCCGGTCGAAACGGTTCAGGCATGCGAGCAGTTAGTCGAACTGGGCTTCCAGGTTCTGTGCTACACAACCGACGATCCGGTCATCGCCAAGCGTCTGAAAGAAGTCGGCGCGACCGCCGTGATGCCGGCCGGAAGTCCGATTGGCTCAGGGCAGGGGATCTTGAATCCCAACAACATTCGGATCTGCCTGGAGTATCTCAAGGGGGAAGACCCCGACTACCCGGTAATCGTCGACGCTGGCGTCGGAACGGCCAGCGATGTGGCGTTTGCTATGGAACTGGGTGTCGATGGCGTGTTGTTGAACACGGCCATTGCCCACGCGAAAGATCCTGTGCGGATGGCTCACGCCATGCGGCATGCGACCGAGGCGGGTCGTCTGGCGTTTCAATCAGGTCGCATCCCGCGGCGGTTGTATGCTTCGGCCAGCAGCCCCGAAGATGGCGTGATCGGTCGCACGCGACACTAG
- a CDS encoding DUF2617 family protein: MLSIRPRVAELAFQLYTRPLHPELFEAFQTRTVERGGYTLKMDITNCGHVLTWRHEGLTLTEVCTSAHQELPTKRRIMAYQIKGRRSDQFECHGIRYQTTFQLEAVSTKLFRLCQRELCNDDRKVGLVHEFDSSGRMNMGAVSYMNAETRNRSVFIQAFHTFPDDQAIVKTETYFRLPG, translated from the coding sequence TTGCTTTCGATCCGTCCAAGAGTTGCTGAGCTGGCCTTTCAGCTTTACACGAGGCCACTTCACCCCGAACTGTTCGAAGCGTTTCAAACGCGAACGGTTGAACGGGGAGGGTACACTCTCAAGATGGATATCACCAATTGCGGCCATGTTCTCACGTGGCGGCACGAAGGCCTCACGCTGACCGAAGTGTGCACATCCGCACATCAAGAACTGCCGACCAAGCGGCGGATCATGGCCTATCAAATCAAAGGCCGACGCAGCGATCAGTTTGAATGCCACGGCATTCGCTATCAAACCACGTTTCAATTGGAAGCGGTGTCGACCAAGCTCTTCCGCCTATGCCAACGCGAACTGTGCAACGACGATCGCAAGGTTGGCCTGGTGCACGAATTCGATTCGAGCGGCCGCATGAACATGGGAGCCGTCAGCTACATGAACGCCGAGACGCGCAACCGCAGCGTCTTCATCCAAGCGTTTCATACCTTCCCCGACGATCAGGCGATCGTCAAAACGGAAACGTATTTCCGTCTGCCTGGGTAG
- the glnE gene encoding bifunctional [glutamate--ammonia ligase]-adenylyl-L-tyrosine phosphorylase/[glutamate--ammonia-ligase] adenylyltransferase, with protein MTVSDFAKLAENSQDASEWLSQLKIVDTARGRENLNSFVRLNLPIDLQSSLCQQLSHALPGSSDPDMALNNLERLFSRARSPLSLAALFERDSTSMTTLVRIFSSSQSLSDQIISDPESFELVRITDGQPAARQYLVDEIVAEVGQLNDEKAIMKALRRYKRRETLRIAYGDLICNQNIETVTRQISFLADALVEAAYQAAVKLVSQRFGNPTPKNGRNGKPITPRFSVIALGKLGGSELNYSSDIDLMFLYDGDGNTDGEKSVTNKEYFERVGQRLLKLLTEPTELGTPYRIDMRLRPEGSRGPLINSLDGALHYYDILGRTWERQAFVKARACAGDSSLGQEFLEKQEPWIYRNYLSRADITGIKALKRRIEKRATGAGAVDANVKTGHGGIRDIEFVIQFLQLLNGGDLPQIRMPNTLEGIRTLEEVGCLTLQESSILKDNYSFLRKVEHRLQIMFDLQTHSLPSEALERNKLAMRMGYVDDADGKALDKFQSDFQEKTEINRKILDHLLHDAFPDDEVTAPVVDLVLDPEPTADAIDEALSDFGFHNPKIAYENVMALTRERVRFLSTRRCRHFLAAIAPQLLEAISKTPDPDSTLVNLSQVSDSLGGKEVLWELFSANPATLHLYVRLCAGSPYLSNVLISNPGMIDELMDSLMLDRLPSRRVLEEMVLELCRGAEDIMPILHSFKNLMHLRVGVLDILRKKDLHTRLRTLSDVAEVCLHQIVFREYRQLVARFGEPRLPDGRPCDLIILGLGKIGGAEPNYHSDLDIIFVYEGDGHTVVDARHRGASSTTNQHFFGQLGQRIIKSVNELGPYGRLYELDPRLRPTGKSGPMAVTLHDLYHYHANGSGELWERQALTKARPIFGPPAGCEAAEKTIRDAIACHPWKASDAEEIRKMRARMEETASRNNIKRGPGGTVDIEFVVQMLQMKHLAESPEVMVPNTLDGLNLLYEKGYLSQEDHDHFHKAYEFLRMVEARLRLMNTTARHDLPEDRIEVAKLAYLLDYEDPATLLKECRQMTRETRRRYDQIFDKAAAG; from the coding sequence ATGACCGTATCTGATTTCGCTAAGCTTGCTGAAAATTCTCAGGACGCAAGCGAGTGGCTTTCGCAACTGAAGATTGTTGACACGGCGCGCGGCCGAGAAAATCTGAACAGTTTCGTTCGGCTCAACTTGCCCATCGACTTGCAATCGTCCCTTTGTCAGCAGTTGTCCCATGCCCTGCCTGGCAGCAGCGACCCTGACATGGCCCTGAACAATTTAGAGCGATTGTTCAGTCGTGCCCGCAGCCCCCTAAGCCTGGCGGCACTCTTCGAACGCGATTCGACTTCGATGACCACCCTGGTTCGGATCTTCAGTTCCAGTCAAAGTCTCAGTGATCAAATCATTTCCGATCCCGAAAGCTTCGAGCTGGTCCGTATCACCGACGGCCAACCGGCAGCGCGGCAATACCTGGTCGACGAGATCGTGGCCGAGGTCGGGCAGCTCAACGACGAGAAAGCGATCATGAAAGCACTGCGTCGTTACAAACGACGCGAGACGCTGCGAATCGCCTACGGCGACTTGATCTGCAATCAGAACATCGAGACTGTCACGCGGCAGATTTCTTTTCTCGCCGATGCCCTGGTCGAAGCCGCTTACCAGGCCGCCGTTAAGTTGGTGTCGCAGCGCTTCGGCAACCCTACGCCCAAGAATGGTCGCAACGGCAAACCCATCACGCCACGGTTTAGCGTGATCGCGCTGGGCAAGCTGGGTGGATCCGAGTTGAACTACTCGAGCGACATCGACTTGATGTTTCTTTACGACGGCGATGGCAACACCGACGGTGAAAAATCGGTCACCAACAAAGAGTACTTCGAGCGCGTCGGACAGCGCCTGCTGAAGCTGTTAACCGAACCGACCGAACTCGGCACGCCTTACCGGATCGACATGCGATTGCGTCCCGAAGGAAGTCGCGGCCCACTGATCAATAGCCTGGATGGCGCGCTGCACTACTACGACATCCTCGGTCGCACGTGGGAGCGTCAGGCCTTCGTCAAAGCACGCGCCTGTGCCGGCGATAGCTCGCTCGGACAAGAGTTCCTCGAAAAGCAGGAACCATGGATCTACCGCAACTATCTAAGCCGAGCTGACATCACCGGCATCAAAGCGCTCAAACGCCGCATCGAGAAACGCGCCACCGGCGCCGGCGCGGTCGATGCCAACGTAAAGACAGGGCATGGCGGTATTCGCGATATCGAGTTCGTCATTCAGTTCCTGCAGCTGCTCAACGGCGGTGATCTGCCGCAGATCCGCATGCCCAACACGCTTGAAGGCATTCGCACGTTGGAAGAGGTGGGCTGTCTGACGCTGCAGGAAAGTTCGATCCTGAAAGACAACTACAGCTTCCTGCGTAAGGTCGAACATCGCCTGCAAATCATGTTCGACTTGCAAACGCATTCGCTCCCCAGCGAGGCGCTCGAGCGCAACAAGCTGGCGATGCGGATGGGCTACGTCGACGACGCCGACGGCAAGGCGCTCGATAAGTTCCAGTCCGACTTCCAGGAGAAGACCGAGATCAATCGTAAGATTCTCGATCACCTGCTGCACGACGCCTTCCCCGACGATGAGGTGACCGCCCCGGTGGTCGACCTGGTCCTCGACCCCGAGCCAACCGCCGATGCGATTGACGAAGCGCTTTCTGACTTTGGTTTCCACAATCCGAAGATCGCATACGAAAACGTGATGGCCCTGACGCGTGAACGCGTGCGTTTTCTTTCCACGCGTCGCTGTCGGCACTTCCTCGCGGCGATTGCACCGCAGTTGCTCGAAGCGATCTCGAAGACCCCGGACCCTGATTCGACCCTGGTGAACCTTTCCCAGGTAAGTGATTCGCTCGGGGGCAAGGAAGTGCTGTGGGAACTGTTCAGCGCCAATCCGGCGACGCTCCACTTGTACGTGCGGCTCTGTGCCGGTAGCCCGTACCTGTCGAACGTGCTGATCAGCAACCCTGGTATGATCGACGAGTTGATGGACTCGCTGATGCTCGATCGCCTGCCCAGCCGCCGCGTGCTGGAAGAAATGGTGCTGGAGCTTTGCCGCGGGGCGGAAGACATCATGCCGATCCTGCACAGCTTCAAGAACCTGATGCACCTGCGTGTGGGCGTGCTCGACATTCTGCGGAAGAAGGATCTGCATACGCGACTGAGAACGCTTTCGGACGTGGCCGAAGTGTGCCTGCATCAGATTGTGTTTCGCGAGTATCGTCAGCTGGTGGCCCGCTTTGGCGAACCGCGTCTGCCCGATGGCAGGCCGTGCGATTTGATCATTCTGGGTCTCGGCAAGATCGGCGGCGCCGAGCCGAACTACCACAGCGATCTCGACATCATCTTCGTTTACGAAGGGGACGGGCACACCGTCGTCGATGCTAGGCACCGCGGGGCAAGCAGCACGACCAACCAGCACTTCTTCGGTCAGCTCGGTCAGCGCATCATCAAGAGCGTCAACGAGCTGGGACCGTATGGTCGACTTTATGAACTTGACCCGCGTCTTCGCCCCACCGGCAAGAGCGGCCCCATGGCCGTCACGCTGCATGATCTTTACCACTACCACGCGAACGGAAGTGGCGAGTTGTGGGAACGTCAGGCCCTGACCAAGGCCCGCCCGATCTTCGGTCCTCCAGCAGGCTGCGAAGCTGCCGAGAAGACCATTCGCGATGCGATCGCCTGTCATCCTTGGAAGGCATCCGACGCCGAAGAGATTCGCAAGATGCGAGCCCGCATGGAAGAAACGGCCTCGCGCAACAACATCAAGCGTGGCCCTGGCGGAACGGTCGATATCGAGTTCGTCGTGCAGATGCTGCAAATGAAGCACCTGGCCGAGAGTCCCGAGGTGATGGTTCCCAACACGCTCGACGGTCTGAATCTGCTGTATGAAAAGGGCTACCTCAGCCAGGAAGACCACGACCACTTCCACAAGGCATACGAGTTCCTCCGCATGGTCGAAGCTCGCCTGCGACTGATGAATACGACTGCCCGGCATGACCTGCCAGAGGATCGCATCGAAGTCGCCAAGCTGGCCTACCTGCTCGATTACGAAGACCCAGCCACGCTGCTGAAAGAGTGCCGCCAGATGACCCGCGAAACACGCCGCCGATACGATCAGATCTTCGATAAGGCTGCCGCTGGGTAA